A genome region from Marinilabiliales bacterium includes the following:
- a CDS encoding PAS domain S-box protein: MRGVFFVKIIVPAILVIVLFAISLSVVFIPMVEEGFMDRKKEMIRELTNSALSIIDEYHKETYRGNLTEEQAKEMAINRIKFIRYGDDGLDYFWITNMIPEMIMHPYRTDLNGRNISDYTDPHGTMLFTEAVKKVKDSGDGYIDYWWQWKDDSTRIVPKLSYVKGFEPWNWIVGTGIYLEDVKEEIKVIRGRIVRITILFVLLIAIIIFYITRQSLIIERRRIDAEEKLKQSRLKYKMLVEASTESAMMWLEGRLIYFNQPILSQTGYTGDELLNKRMDELFTLQNESIEDITQTLDESRNVEATLIAAGGKEIGVVLTISNVEINNKRGFIFIIKEVTRQLIRHKSEQMLEEELRTSLLLMNSPVKLFLRQPEYIDMDLTIREAADMMIRKQTELLFVTRNRTEIVGLLDHNAFITEVISGKKDHDTIIFSVMKSPVIYVNENILLFEALLLLDKENEDYLAVKNDQSKTTGFISKKDLLAAQQNAPFLLVKKIERAELVSQLQSLYDKLPGILTLLISTDSHSRNIAQISAAFSDAISKRVVELAIEKTGPPPVKFAFISLGSEGREEQTLKTDQDNAIIYHGKYSQEVNEYFLQLSGKITSWLNDIGYEYCIGEVMASNPRWCQPLSKWKEYFKEWVENSDPESILDISIFFDLRFVYGDKSLVDELKNEIIKIIDSEAVFFAHLAKSVSRLKGVTYSEKHKTIDLKKAMLPVVGFARVYALKNNVNETNTVSRLNSIIDRENINKSFIEEIVKAYEYLMFLRFRLQTAMILSNENPDNSLRIDELTNIEKATLKAALAEIAEIYTQLSFDFEGRTM; this comes from the coding sequence ATGAGAGGAGTCTTCTTTGTAAAAATAATAGTACCAGCCATATTGGTTATCGTGCTTTTTGCTATCTCATTATCGGTGGTTTTCATTCCAATGGTCGAGGAAGGGTTTATGGATCGCAAGAAAGAGATGATAAGAGAGTTGACCAATTCTGCATTGAGTATTATTGATGAATATCATAAGGAGACATACAGAGGTAATCTGACTGAAGAACAGGCCAAAGAGATGGCCATTAACCGGATAAAATTCATTCGTTATGGTGATGATGGATTGGATTATTTCTGGATCACCAACATGATCCCTGAAATGATCATGCATCCTTACCGTACTGACTTGAATGGCAGGAATATTTCCGACTATACCGATCCGCACGGGACCATGTTATTTACTGAAGCAGTAAAGAAAGTTAAGGATAGCGGCGACGGATACATAGATTACTGGTGGCAATGGAAGGATGACAGTACACGGATTGTTCCCAAGCTTTCATACGTGAAAGGATTTGAACCCTGGAACTGGATAGTGGGTACAGGTATCTACCTTGAGGATGTAAAGGAGGAGATAAAAGTGATCAGGGGGAGGATTGTTCGTATAACAATTCTGTTTGTACTTTTGATTGCAATAATAATATTCTATATAACACGGCAGAGTCTGATCATTGAGCGCAGGCGTATCGATGCCGAAGAAAAACTTAAACAATCACGGTTAAAGTATAAGATGCTGGTGGAGGCTTCTACCGAAAGTGCCATGATGTGGCTGGAGGGCAGGTTGATCTATTTTAACCAGCCAATTCTGAGCCAGACAGGATATACCGGAGATGAGCTCCTGAATAAGAGAATGGATGAATTGTTCACCCTTCAAAATGAGTCCATCGAAGATATTACGCAAACACTTGATGAAAGCAGAAATGTAGAAGCCACACTTATTGCCGCTGGTGGTAAAGAGATAGGGGTCGTACTCACAATATCCAATGTTGAAATTAATAATAAACGCGGCTTTATCTTTATCATAAAAGAGGTAACAAGGCAATTGATCAGGCATAAATCCGAACAGATGCTTGAGGAGGAGTTGAGGACATCGCTGTTACTTATGAATTCACCTGTAAAACTTTTTCTTCGCCAACCGGAGTATATTGATATGGACCTCACTATCCGTGAGGCTGCTGATATGATGATCAGAAAGCAAACGGAATTGCTTTTTGTAACAAGAAACAGAACAGAGATTGTTGGTTTGTTGGATCATAACGCTTTTATAACGGAAGTAATATCCGGGAAAAAAGATCATGACACAATTATTTTCAGCGTGATGAAATCCCCGGTTATCTATGTGAACGAAAATATTTTGCTTTTTGAGGCATTGCTGTTATTGGATAAGGAAAATGAAGATTACCTGGCAGTAAAAAATGATCAATCGAAAACAACCGGGTTCATATCTAAAAAAGATCTTCTGGCAGCTCAGCAAAATGCACCATTCTTACTGGTTAAAAAGATAGAAAGGGCAGAGTTGGTCAGCCAGCTTCAATCCCTGTACGATAAATTGCCCGGTATTCTGACACTGTTGATCAGTACCGATTCTCATTCCCGGAATATTGCCCAGATTTCAGCAGCCTTTTCTGATGCCATTTCAAAACGGGTAGTTGAACTCGCTATTGAAAAAACAGGTCCGCCCCCTGTTAAATTTGCATTTATATCATTAGGCAGCGAAGGAAGGGAAGAGCAGACCCTGAAAACTGATCAGGATAATGCTATTATTTACCATGGAAAATATTCTCAAGAGGTGAATGAGTATTTTCTGCAACTATCCGGGAAGATAACCAGCTGGTTGAATGATATCGGTTACGAGTATTGCATAGGTGAAGTGATGGCAAGTAATCCCAGATGGTGCCAACCTTTATCCAAATGGAAAGAATATTTCAAAGAATGGGTTGAGAATAGTGATCCTGAAAGCATTCTTGATATTTCAATATTTTTTGACCTGCGTTTTGTTTATGGTGATAAATCGCTTGTAGATGAATTAAAAAATGAGATAATAAAAATTATTGATTCAGAGGCAGTTTTTTTTGCCCACCTCGCTAAATCTGTGAGTCGTTTAAAGGGGGTAACATATTCCGAAAAACATAAGACCATAGATTTGAAAAAAGCAATGTTGCCTGTTGTTGGCTTTGCCCGTGTTTATGCATTGAAAAATAATGTTAATGAGACAAACACTGTTTCCAGGCTTAATAGCATTATTGACAGGGAGAATATAAACAAATCGTTCATTGAGGAGATTGTAAAGGCTTATGAATACTTGATGTTTCTCAGGTTTCGTCTACAGACAGCCATGATCCTCTCCAATGAAAACCCTGATAATTCTCTCCGGATTGATGAATTAACAAATATCGAAAAAGCAACATTAAAAGCAGCTTTGGCTGAAATTGCAGAAATATATACCCAGCTGAGTTTTGATTTTGAAGGAAGAACGATGTAG
- a CDS encoding metallophosphatase family protein, whose amino-acid sequence MKLGFLSDIHEDVVSLKKGLDVLYREHCDQIICLGDIIGFSNPYYPFGETKDANACIDLVRENCTIVVPGNHDLFSAGRIPMFHAGIEYPENWYRMEISDRMNLMKGKIWFYEHEVNPGLTEENIQYLRSLPEYDILKIDDYSILVTHFVYPDISGSLRKRIDEIYEYRDHFWFMRQNNCILSFAGHMHREGFEVINMMGFREYGFKKKRLMRIESFIGLPSIAFGQNKNGVAVFDTESFEIKVVRLR is encoded by the coding sequence ATGAAGCTGGGTTTTTTATCTGATATTCATGAAGATGTTGTCTCACTGAAAAAAGGTTTGGATGTTTTATACAGGGAGCATTGTGACCAGATAATCTGTCTCGGTGATATTATCGGGTTCAGTAACCCCTATTATCCTTTCGGGGAAACAAAAGATGCCAATGCCTGTATTGACCTGGTAAGGGAGAATTGCACAATAGTGGTACCCGGCAATCACGATCTTTTTTCTGCAGGCAGAATTCCCATGTTCCATGCCGGTATTGAATATCCTGAAAACTGGTACAGGATGGAAATCAGTGACCGGATGAATTTAATGAAAGGGAAAATATGGTTTTATGAGCATGAGGTCAATCCCGGTTTGACGGAAGAGAACATTCAATATCTGAGATCTTTGCCCGAGTACGATATCCTGAAAATTGATGATTACAGCATACTGGTTACACATTTTGTTTATCCTGATATTTCAGGCTCACTTAGAAAAAGGATTGATGAGATCTATGAGTACAGGGATCATTTTTGGTTTATGCGGCAAAATAATTGTATATTGTCATTTGCCGGACATATGCACAGGGAAGGATTTGAAGTTATAAATATGATGGGTTTCCGGGAATACGGGTTTAAGAAAAAGAGACTGATGAGAATAGAATCATTCATCGGCTTACCATCAATTGCTTTTGGGCAGAATAAAAATGGGGTGGCTGTTTTTGATACTGAAAGTTTTGAAATAAAGGTTGTCAGGTTAAGATAG
- a CDS encoding cation acetate symporter, with amino-acid sequence MKRIYILLLFTLIPLVTHAASDATELEGSFKVGPAIILIFILTLFVLVGILFRAKDTTDYYAAGRGISRVGSGMAIASNWMSAASFLGMAALMYGTGYHGLSYVVGWTGGYVLLLILMAGQIRRYGKYTAADFIGDRYYSQTLRTIGAGITIIISIAYAVGQFGGIGLMFKWVMGIDYLPAVIIGGSVVLAYTLISGMLGVTKNMQIQYVIIITSFMVPLFILTAKFDYFWLIPQIGYGSVVQDIVEGVKIVDKAGMANTLGHHFAIVPSPEYAMPWDPSTGQTFFQWMAIAFSLMIGTAGLPHVIQRFYVVPRARDARWSVVWGLFFICLLYWSAPVYSAFGTILSSNPEVGKLAADAIVVYTAQLGNVNPLIVGLLAAGGVSAAFSTTSGLLVAGSSAFAHDLYVKVINPEAKPRTQMTVARLGTLLMAIIITAIAVLDLALIAQLVAIAFSMAGCTIFPLFLLGIWWSGSNRAGAKAGLIVGSIVTLISLTYLIGARAGWILPFNDFITYYLGAWYFAWIGAPLAITANIIVSRMTKETPIEIRKFLIEKVHS; translated from the coding sequence ATGAAACGGATATACATTCTCCTTCTCTTCACATTGATACCCCTGGTAACCCATGCAGCAAGCGATGCAACAGAACTTGAAGGCAGTTTTAAAGTCGGGCCGGCTATTATTCTCATCTTTATTTTAACTCTGTTTGTGCTTGTAGGCATTTTATTCCGTGCCAAAGATACTACCGACTATTACGCTGCCGGCCGTGGAATTTCCCGCGTGGGTTCAGGTATGGCAATTGCTTCCAACTGGATGAGTGCCGCCTCTTTCCTTGGCATGGCCGCGCTGATGTATGGTACCGGTTATCACGGTTTGTCCTATGTAGTTGGCTGGACCGGCGGGTATGTGCTTTTGCTTATACTCATGGCAGGCCAGATCAGAAGATATGGAAAATACACGGCGGCTGACTTTATTGGGGACAGGTATTATTCACAAACATTGCGGACCATTGGCGCAGGTATTACCATCATTATTTCAATTGCCTATGCAGTCGGACAATTTGGTGGGATCGGGCTGATGTTCAAGTGGGTGATGGGAATTGATTATCTGCCTGCGGTTATCATTGGCGGTTCTGTAGTGCTTGCTTATACGCTTATATCGGGTATGCTTGGTGTTACGAAAAACATGCAGATTCAATACGTGATCATCATCACTTCATTTATGGTCCCATTGTTTATTCTTACCGCGAAATTTGATTATTTCTGGTTAATCCCTCAGATAGGTTATGGCTCTGTAGTTCAGGATATTGTTGAAGGAGTTAAAATAGTTGATAAAGCAGGAATGGCAAATACCCTGGGACACCATTTTGCCATAGTGCCAAGCCCGGAATATGCCATGCCATGGGATCCTTCTACCGGGCAAACTTTTTTTCAATGGATGGCTATAGCTTTTTCACTTATGATTGGAACTGCGGGTTTGCCACATGTAATACAGCGGTTCTACGTTGTTCCCAGGGCCCGTGACGCGAGGTGGTCAGTTGTATGGGGATTGTTTTTTATTTGTTTGCTTTACTGGAGTGCTCCGGTATATTCGGCCTTCGGCACAATATTGTCTTCAAATCCAGAAGTAGGAAAACTGGCTGCAGATGCCATTGTAGTTTATACAGCACAATTGGGTAATGTTAATCCATTGATTGTGGGACTTCTGGCGGCAGGGGGAGTCTCTGCAGCTTTTTCAACAACTTCCGGTTTACTGGTAGCCGGGTCTTCTGCATTTGCTCACGACCTCTATGTAAAGGTGATTAATCCCGAAGCCAAACCCAGAACCCAGATGACAGTTGCCCGTTTGGGTACTTTGCTGATGGCAATTATTATCACTGCTATTGCAGTTCTTGATCTGGCATTGATCGCTCAACTGGTTGCCATTGCTTTTTCAATGGCAGGCTGTACAATATTCCCTTTGTTCCTGCTGGGGATATGGTGGAGTGGTTCCAACCGGGCAGGCGCCAAGGCCGGATTAATCGTTGGCAGCATTGTTACTCTTATATCCCTGACCTACCTGATAGGTGCCAGGGCCGGATGGATATTACCATTTAATGATTTTATCACCTATTATCTTGGTGCCTGGTACTTCGCCTGGATAGGTGCTCCGTTAGCAATTACCGCCAATATTATTGTTTCCAGAATGACCAAAGAGACACCCATTGAGATCAGAAAATTCTTAATTGAAAAGGTGCACTCATAG
- a CDS encoding DUF4212 domain-containing protein, producing METEEYRISFFNPTTPQARSNRNLIIQLFIIWAVAIFGFQILLKILSKPVPEEALVEFIPAWEKIESGNAVSYDYQVAGQSMVQVTGKLTLGPDEYDALKDGISWTLSRLLPDDELADLQQEVQLLNRLREEITSLRDARYLETKGSIISRAAPALGIGEGTLLAQLLPLALDDDMGNMAEENRLKIPGIMSLYLTHNRSVLTDTIFLGFPFHYFYTAVFLLVFFVGLCWLYCYRTDKLHAKLNFLEQID from the coding sequence TTGGAAACAGAAGAATACAGGATAAGCTTTTTCAATCCTACCACTCCGCAAGCCCGCAGTAACAGGAATCTTATCATTCAGTTATTCATTATTTGGGCAGTTGCAATTTTCGGGTTTCAGATTTTATTGAAGATACTTTCGAAACCGGTACCGGAAGAAGCACTGGTTGAGTTTATTCCTGCCTGGGAAAAGATAGAATCGGGAAATGCCGTGAGCTATGATTACCAGGTTGCAGGCCAGTCGATGGTACAGGTTACCGGCAAGTTAACACTTGGACCCGATGAGTATGATGCTTTAAAAGATGGCATAAGCTGGACATTGTCCAGATTATTGCCTGATGATGAACTGGCTGATCTGCAGCAAGAAGTGCAGCTTCTGAACAGGTTAAGGGAGGAGATAACCTCATTAAGAGATGCAAGATACCTGGAAACAAAAGGATCGATCATATCCAGGGCTGCACCTGCATTAGGTATTGGTGAAGGCACATTGCTTGCACAACTTCTGCCATTGGCACTTGATGATGATATGGGAAATATGGCAGAAGAAAACAGATTGAAGATACCTGGTATCATGAGCCTGTATCTGACACATAACCGTTCTGTCCTCACCGACACCATTTTTCTGGGGTTCCCTTTTCACTATTTCTATACAGCTGTTTTTCTGCTGGTCTTTTTTGTAGGATTGTGCTGGTTATATTGTTACAGGACCGATAAACTGCACGCTAAGCTTAACTTTCTTGAACAGATTGACTAA
- a CDS encoding alpha/beta hydrolase has translation MDNIHDSFMTADGKNMFFQSWSPSGDPEMAIALVHGLGEHSGRYLHWAEKFCRAKIAFAAFDLRGHGQSEGRRGNIPSMDIALSDIGLFLEKVATIFPGIPVVLYGHSLGGNLAVNYVIERQSNLAGLIITSPWLKLSMPVPGYKMILASLAGSLVPSILQPNGLDTGYLSRDKNVAEQYKSDPLVHDRISAGLFLSASRGGEKALSMAGRITMPVLLMHGTADAITSPEGSKSFSANSGDNVTLRLWDGFYHELHNEPEKDDVFSFIAGWLGKSIG, from the coding sequence ATGGACAACATACATGACAGTTTTATGACTGCTGACGGCAAAAATATGTTCTTTCAGAGCTGGTCGCCTTCCGGCGATCCGGAGATGGCAATCGCGCTTGTGCACGGACTGGGAGAACATTCGGGCAGGTACCTCCACTGGGCTGAAAAATTTTGCAGGGCAAAGATTGCTTTTGCTGCTTTTGATCTTCGGGGGCACGGGCAATCAGAAGGCAGGAGGGGGAATATTCCTTCGATGGATATTGCCCTCAGTGATATCGGATTGTTCCTTGAAAAAGTTGCCACAATATTCCCCGGGATTCCCGTAGTGCTTTATGGCCACAGCCTGGGAGGCAATCTTGCAGTCAATTATGTTATTGAGAGGCAGAGTAACCTGGCCGGCCTGATCATTACCAGCCCCTGGCTTAAGTTGTCAATGCCTGTGCCCGGATATAAAATGATACTGGCCAGCCTGGCTGGCTCGCTGGTTCCGTCAATTTTACAACCAAATGGACTTGATACCGGATATTTGTCGCGCGACAAAAACGTGGCTGAACAATACAAATCTGATCCCCTTGTACATGACCGGATCTCTGCCGGACTGTTTCTGTCTGCCTCCCGTGGAGGCGAAAAGGCTCTTTCGATGGCCGGGCGCATTACCATGCCGGTTCTTTTGATGCATGGAACCGCAGATGCCATAACCTCCCCTGAAGGCAGTAAAAGCTTCAGTGCTAATTCCGGCGATAATGTAACCCTCAGGCTTTGGGATGGCTTCTACCACGAATTACACAATGAGCCTGAAAAGGATGATGTCTTTTCCTTTATTGCCGGATGGCTGGGAAAAAGTATTGGTTAA
- a CDS encoding ABC transporter permease: MLKNQILMAIRTLRRQKAYSFISIAGLTIGIASCILILLFVTSELSYDRYHEKSDRTYRIGIESAHGGSHFFSAYTSGAMKEALDREFAEIEESCRIFPVSRAIIKAGDRNFIEENFFYADPNFYNVFSVPLIEGDPATALSRPNTIVISEETALRLFGPENPVGKTILMNERDLFEVTGVSENMPHNSHFRYNYLASIETVMPEHEVYFQRWLYNYIYNYIVLAKGTGIEEFNEKLQDLVYRYVSPESELSVGRGIEAFEKEGGFYRFRTENIESIHLHSDADHQVNEGGSMTAVYFFSIIAAFILIIACINFMNLATARFSGRAKEIGVRKTLGGSRGTLVRQFLVESVIVSIISMVMAITLLELSLPFFNNITYKSFELNYFADWYIIPGLVVFSLLTGILAGSYPAFFLSSFKPVKVLKGDTGTGNRSSSLRKILVVAQFAITIALFIATFIVSGQLRFIHSTDKGYEKEGLLILERTQILGDQQEAFRDELLKHEGIINVSYCNTLPGYPAGGTAIYRHGKPLEELTQVMVVTADEHYLETMGMRMAEGRFFSAGYGSDRDAVIINKPLATILGFDGSPDGKIVFPHDDLISPVIGILDDVNFESLHRNIRPMVVRLPGRPAWLTAIRVDLNNTPSAIRHIEQHWTGFAGDAPFIYSFLEDDLMQLYTQEIRARKIFKIFALLAVLIAALGLLGMASFNTEKRTKEIGVRKAMGASPSSIMLLLSREINILVLTAAIISWPAAWLLMDRWLENFAYRIEPGIPAFLSATAITYIIALLTVGIQSWRAANLNPVDVLRNE; this comes from the coding sequence ATGCTGAAGAACCAGATCCTAATGGCGATCCGCACCCTCAGACGGCAAAAAGCTTACTCATTCATAAGCATTGCGGGGTTGACCATAGGCATAGCGAGTTGCATTCTGATACTGCTATTCGTGACAAGTGAACTGAGTTATGACCGGTATCATGAAAAATCAGACCGCACCTACAGGATAGGAATTGAATCTGCCCATGGCGGCAGCCACTTCTTCTCAGCCTACACGTCAGGGGCAATGAAGGAGGCACTCGACCGGGAGTTTGCCGAGATCGAAGAGTCCTGCAGGATATTCCCTGTATCCAGGGCAATTATAAAGGCAGGCGACAGGAACTTCATCGAAGAGAATTTTTTCTATGCAGATCCCAACTTTTATAATGTATTCTCAGTGCCATTGATCGAAGGTGACCCTGCCACCGCTCTTTCGAGGCCAAACACCATCGTCATTTCCGAGGAAACTGCCCTCAGGCTTTTTGGCCCGGAAAACCCTGTGGGCAAGACTATCCTGATGAATGAGAGAGACCTTTTTGAGGTCACGGGTGTTTCTGAGAATATGCCCCATAATTCTCATTTCAGGTACAATTACCTGGCCTCCATTGAAACTGTAATGCCAGAACATGAGGTATACTTCCAGCGCTGGCTGTACAATTATATATACAACTATATAGTGCTTGCCAAAGGTACCGGCATAGAAGAATTCAACGAAAAACTGCAGGATCTTGTATACAGGTATGTAAGTCCCGAATCTGAACTGTCAGTAGGCAGGGGCATTGAGGCATTTGAAAAGGAAGGAGGGTTTTACAGGTTCAGGACGGAGAATATTGAAAGTATACATCTTCATTCAGATGCTGACCATCAGGTAAACGAAGGGGGCAGCATGACCGCCGTCTATTTCTTTTCAATAATAGCTGCCTTTATCCTGATCATTGCATGCATCAACTTTATGAACCTTGCTACGGCGCGTTTTTCTGGCCGGGCAAAAGAGATAGGGGTCAGAAAAACACTGGGCGGCAGCCGGGGCACCCTGGTACGGCAGTTCCTTGTTGAATCTGTAATTGTGAGCATAATATCAATGGTGATGGCTATTACACTGCTTGAGCTGTCACTTCCCTTTTTCAACAATATAACATACAAGTCGTTCGAACTAAACTATTTCGCCGACTGGTACATTATACCGGGCCTGGTCGTGTTCAGCCTGCTCACCGGCATACTTGCAGGAAGCTACCCGGCATTTTTCCTTTCATCTTTCAAGCCTGTCAAGGTCCTCAAGGGTGATACCGGCACAGGCAACCGGAGCAGCTCACTCAGAAAAATCCTTGTTGTGGCACAGTTTGCAATAACTATTGCACTGTTTATTGCAACATTCATTGTATCAGGACAGCTCAGGTTTATCCACTCCACCGATAAGGGGTACGAGAAGGAAGGACTGCTGATCCTGGAACGCACCCAGATCCTGGGTGATCAGCAGGAAGCCTTCAGGGATGAGCTGCTGAAACATGAAGGAATCATCAACGTAAGTTACTGCAATACCCTTCCGGGCTATCCTGCCGGGGGTACCGCCATCTACCGGCATGGAAAACCTCTCGAAGAGTTAACCCAGGTAATGGTTGTAACTGCCGACGAGCATTACCTGGAGACAATGGGTATGAGGATGGCAGAAGGCCGGTTTTTTTCGGCAGGTTACGGATCTGACAGGGATGCTGTAATTATAAACAAACCTCTCGCAACGATACTTGGATTTGACGGATCTCCCGATGGCAAAATTGTCTTTCCTCATGATGATCTTATTAGCCCGGTAATCGGGATCCTTGATGATGTCAATTTTGAATCACTGCACCGCAATATCAGGCCCATGGTTGTAAGACTGCCAGGGAGACCTGCCTGGTTAACGGCAATAAGGGTTGACCTCAACAATACACCTTCTGCAATAAGGCATATTGAACAGCACTGGACTGGTTTTGCCGGAGATGCCCCGTTTATATATTCTTTTCTTGAAGACGATCTGATGCAGCTCTATACGCAGGAGATCCGCGCAAGGAAAATATTCAAAATTTTTGCACTGCTGGCTGTCCTGATTGCTGCCCTGGGCTTGCTGGGCATGGCATCATTCAATACCGAAAAGAGAACCAAAGAGATAGGGGTGCGGAAAGCTATGGGAGCATCTCCCTCATCAATCATGCTGCTGCTGTCGAGGGAAATAAACATTCTTGTGCTTACAGCTGCCATAATATCCTGGCCTGCAGCCTGGCTTTTGATGGATCGGTGGCTTGAAAATTTTGCATACAGGATTGAACCGGGAATACCGGCCTTCCTGTCAGCAACGGCAATAACATACATTATCGCATTGCTCACAGTCGGAATCCAATCGTGGCGCGCAGCAAACCTCAATCCGGTTGACGTACTCAGAAACGAATAA